A part of Cryptococcus gattii WM276 chromosome G, complete sequence genomic DNA contains:
- a CDS encoding Translation initiation factor eIF-2B delta subunit (eIF-2B GDP-GTP exchange factor), putative (Similar to TIGR gene model, INSD accession AAW44525.1): protein MDEQEPQVQVQHQKQQKQKPHQPPSGEPKAKSAKELKKEKRAAAVAARAISTDGGVPEGPPGGKQSSSTTTSDGRHSPAVHLNSSSQNPASSAGPSAPRRPPNLPEFSAPTLFAIQQNLFFSHLPHQTPADTVSALDTGKIHPIIIRVGVLMNSGQLRGANARTIGMMSAFKEVIRDYECPDQAVLWKDLPVYLSPMIAWLETCRPKGVGGGNAIRWLKSEINRLGEKGDKSEAEQKSYLVDAIGLYLRDRIEFADQVIADSAKEKIKPGDTVVTFARSSVVERVLLEAWTSMREQDPDASFNVVVVDSRPLLEGEKLLKVLTAAGLPCTYILLPLLSSILPQADLVLLGASALHSDGALYSRAGTAVVAMLAKEHRVPVVACVETYKFGERVVLDGVATNELGDVEGLLTLPTNKPFALVKEGKPLPNNLTPLHVVYDVTPPSLITAVCTEIGFIPPSSVPTVLGKSSGVV from the exons ATGGACGAGCAAGAGCCACAGGTCCAGGTCCAACATCaaaaacaacaaaaacaaaaaccTCACCAGCCTCCTTCGGGCGAACCCAAAGCCAAGTCTGCCAAAGAGCTGAAAAAGGAGAAACGCGCTGCTGCTGTCGCTGCTCGAGCCATCTCTACTGACGGAGGAGTTCCAGAGGGCCCACCAGGTGGTAAACAATCATCCAGCACTACCACTTCTGATGGCCGTCATTCTCCCGCGGTTCATCtcaactcttcttctcaaaaTCCCGCTTCATCAGCTGGCCCCTCCGCCCCTCGCAGACCTCCCAACCTCCCTGAATTCTCAGCACCTACCCTCTTCGCCATCCAACAAAatcttttcttctcccatTTGCCCCACCAGACTCCAGCTGATACCGTCTCCGCCCTTGATACGGGCAAAATCCACCCTATAATCATCCGTGTGGGTGTGCTGATGAACAGTGGACAATTGAGGGGTGCGAATGCGAGGACGATCGGGATGATGTCGGCTTTTAAAGAGGTGATTAGGGATTATGAGTGCCCTGATCAAGCGGTTTTGTGGAAGGATTTGCCGGTGTACTTGAGTCCCATGATTGCTTGGTTGGAAACTTGCAGGCCTAAGGGTGTGGGAGGCGGTAATGCTATCCGATGGTTGAAGAGTGAGATCAATAGGTTGGGTGAGAAGGGGGATAAATCCGAGGCAGAA CAAAAATCTTATTTGGTCGACGCCATTGGTCTCTACCTTCGCGACAGAATAGAATTCGCCGACCAGGTTATTGCAGACAGTGCGAAAGAAAAGATCAAGCCTGGAGACACTGTCGTAACCTTCGCTCG GTCATCCGTTGTCGAAAGAGTCTTACTCGAAGCCTGGACCAGCATGCGGGAACAAGACCCCGATGCAAGCTTCAacgtcgtcgtcgtcgaCTCTAGACCGCTTCTCGAAGGCGAAAAGCTGCTCAAAGTGCTTACCGCCGCCGGCCTTCCTTGCACCTacatcctcctccctctcctctcctccatcctccCGCAAGCCGATCTCGTCCTTCTCGGCGCCTCTGCTCTCCATTCAGATGGTGCGCTTTATTCCCGCGCGGGCACTGCTGTCGTCGCTATGCTCGCCAAGGAACACCGTGTCCCGGTGGTTGCTTGTGTAGAGACATACAAATTTGGAGAACGTGTGGTGCTTGATGGGGTGGCGACAAATGAATTGGGTGATGTGGAGGGGTTATTGACATTGCCGACAAATAAGCCGTTTGCATTGGTGAAGGAGGGTAAACCATTGCCTAACAATTTGACCCCCTTGCATGTTGTGTACGATGTGACCCCGCCTTCGTTGATCACCGCCGTTTGCACAGAG ATTGGTTTCATTCCCCCAAGCTCTGTGCCAACCGTCCTTGGTAAATCCAGTGGCGTTGTGTGA